The window CAACGTGTCATAAAGTTTGTCAAGCAGTTCTGGCTTAGAGCCCATCACCGCCGCAGGCGTCGAAGTCACGGCACGATTCGTGGCGCGGGTTACCTTGGTTGAAATTTTCTGTTCAGCCGCAGGAACTACCTTATCCGTATGCACACGGCGAAGGTTCTTCAAGTTGTGTTCAAAATCCACATGCGGAGCAAACCAGAGCGCCACAGCGCCAAGCACAAAGCCAATCAGAGCGGCATGCTTGAAGAAACTGAAAATGCGCTGTTCGCTCCAGGAATCCGGCAAAAGCGACTTCTGCGGAGCCGCAGGAATACCGCCCATGCAAGCGACAAAGACCGGCAAAACGAGGACAGACGTCATCATACTGAAGAGAACACCCATCGATGCCACAATGCCGAATTCATAGAATCCGCGGAAGTGCGCAACCAAAAGTGTAAGGAACGCGGCAATCGTCGTGAAACTTGCCAAGATAAACGGCTTGAGCATCTTGCGCTGCGTTTCTTCGAGAACTTCTTCAAGAGAACTGTACTTGTTCAAAAGCTTCTGCGCATTGCCCAAAATGTGAATCGAGTAGTCAATGCCGATGCCCAAAATAATCGATGCCACAAACACAGTAAACGGATTCAACTTGCCATAGAAAAGTGCGGTAAAAGCAAGCGTCGGGAGGCAAGCGTAAAGCACAGAGCCGGTCACGAGAATCGGGCCCTTCACACTTCTGAAGAAGAATGCAGTCAAGAGGAAAATCAGGACAAGGCTAATGCCAAACGAGAAGATACTGTCGTTAGCAACTTCATCGACTTCCTTCAAGCCTTCGTAAGTGCCTTCCACCGTAAAGCGAGTCGGCACCGGATAATTCTTGCTGCGGAAATACGCCAAAAGTTCATCCGTCTTTGCAAGAATCTTCGTCACAAATTCATAGTCCGTCGAGGGCTTAATCAACTTTGCGTTTACGACGGCGTTAAAGAGAATCTTGCCTGTGCTATCGGGTTCCGGGCTACCGATCAAACGGTTTTTCATGTTTTCCGGGAGGTAAGCCTTCGGATTCCATTCCTTTTTACCGCTAACGGTATCGACTTTCGTTTCCTTTTTGAAGAATGCATCGAACGCGCTCACCGCTTCTTCGGGGAGACCGAGTTCCATCGGCAAATTGGCATCGAACCAGACGCGTTCTTTTTTCGGAGCCGCTTCACCGTTTGCAGAGCTCGCAGAATCCGTGGGACCATCACCGAGCAAGTCGACAACGAGCGGGCCATTCTTGCGGCCAATTTCAAGTTGCAAGTCTTCGAGGTTATCACGAATCTTTTCGAGGTGCTTGACCGGAAGGTATAAAAGCGCATTGTCCTTGAAGAACTGGTTGTCGTTATCCACCTGCGTCGAGACGAAATCGCCCTGCCAATTCTTGTGGATGTAAGCCTGAACAGAATCCTGCAAAGCAGCGGCTAGTTCTACGCTTTCGCTCTGGATAGCAATCATGAAGCGGTCGGTACTGCCGAAACGCTCGTACGATTCTTCAAGCGCCTTTACGCTCGGCGTATCTTCGGGCAAGAGGTGCGAAAGGTCGGCGTCGAGTTTTAACCCCGGCTTCACGAGAATCGGGAAAGCGAGGAGGAGCGCAAGAAGAAAGTAAAATGCTAAGGCCGCATACTTATGACGGCAAATGAGAGGGATATACCACTGCGAGAATTTTTCCGCAAACGATTTTTTTGTATTCATGCGTAGAAATATATTAATAATCTTACAACATACGCACATCGCCATCGGCAAATTCCGACGAACTGCCTAAAAACAGGACTAGTGGGGCAACATGTTGTCGTTGCGCAGAAGCGAACGCAGTAACTTGCTAGCTCCAACGGCACGCGATTTCCAATAAAGCGACAAGGAGTCCGAAACATGTTCGAAATTGCCGTTTTTGCCTTTATAGACTTCATCGGATTCGAGGCCACCCGTGAGCACGGAATCGCGGAACCCGAGATAGTAAGCGTTCTGCGTGTAGAATAGTGCAGGCTGCTCTGCTGAGCGTTTTTCGGTCAGCAAGTCATAACCCCAAAAATGGTTTGGAGCGCGGACCTGCGCCAAATCAAGAATCGTGGGGCCAATATCGAGCTGCGATGCCACATCTTCACGAATTTCAAGACCTTTAAACAGGTTCGTATCGGCCGAGAAAATTCCCATGAAAATTTGGGCGGCGGCAACGCCAAGCGGCTGCGGAACCTTGTAATCTATGGAATCGACAGGCGTATCGTGGTCGCCAAGAATCACGACAACCGTGCGGTCAAAATCAGGGCGTGCATAAAGAGCTTCAAAGAATCGACCCATTTGCTCGTCCGTATAACGTAATGCATTCTTGAAACGCACCATCGCGTCTTCGGGCTTCGAGGCGTAACTATCCGGGTAACCGTAGAACGGAATGTGGGTTGCAATCGTATTCGCCGCCAAGAACCAAGCGCTATCCGTTGGCATCGTCTTGAGCATTTCAATCGCCAAATCCATGCCTAAGCTGTCTGAAGTTCCCGGAATTTTCGGGTCTTCAATCACACGCCAGTTGTTGCCATAGAACTTTTCCACAAAGGGCAAAGTATGGTCAAACACCGGATTCGAAACCGTCATGTAAGCGCGATGGTAATTTGTCAGATATTCCTGGAAACCTTTGAAATGGTTCGAAGCATAGAACGCAGGCACATCGCGATTCGGGTGTGAAGGGAACCCGAGATAAGTCGAAGTTGTCCCGCGAACAGTCGGGTAGCTACCGCTATACGCATTCTTAAACCAGAGACCGCCTACATTTGCCATTTTCCACAAGTTCGGAGCAATCGTTGTATCGCCATCCAGCATCTGGTTCAGCACGCGACCCTTGTAAGATTCTCCAAAAATAAAGACGATGTTATACGGCCTTGTCGCCTTGTATTCATGTTGCGGAGCATTGCGGTAGCCAGGAAATTCCGCATCTGGGCGAGCCCCTGCGAAATCCGCCGGCAAAAATGCATCGAGATCACGGACAAGTTCATCCGTAATGGAATAGCCATCGCGGAAAAACTCAAAGGATTCAAGCCCAGCAATGTGCAACACAGGAGCTGTCAAAGTCCATTTTCCAAGCGTAAAGCGCCAATCGATTTGAAATGGGAAATTCGTTACACCACGCACACCAGCGATAAACAAAATCAAAGGAATCACAGAAAGTACCGCACCAGACGAAAGCATCGTGACAGCAATTCTCTTGTTCGGCTTTTGCGCAATTGCGACTTGAGCCATCGTCATGCGTCTTTGACGCACGGAATACGTCACACAAAACGCGATACCACCAGCTAAAATCAAGAACACTAGACCAATCCAAAGGAACGTCCCTATACCATCGCCTCCAAGCGTGGAAACCGTCGTTGCATCCGTAATGTTCGAAACATGGAAATAGGTGCGAATAAACGAATACGAAAGGCGCTGGTGGTTAAAGCGGAAAACCTCGTAATCAGCGATTGCAAAGAAAAAGTAAATGACATAAAATACGGCAAGCGCCCGCGGACTCTTCAGGAACGTGAAAATCGAAGACATCACGAGAATTGCGCCGTACGCCATGAAAATCTGCCAAATCGTCTTGCCCGCAAACATCTCGGACATCGAAAGCCCTAGCGGATCCGGCAAAGCGTAGAACAGGACGAGCATAATCGTTTGCAGCAAAAACGCCACAGACGTAATTAAGATAAACGGATTTTTAAAAAACTGTTTGATAATAGCACCCAGGAAATGATTTAATGGCATAAAATATATAAAATCCGCAAATTTCTGATTTTATTATGTAAACAACACGATATTAAATCGTATATTTGCATCAAAGTAAAAACAAAAGGATAACCATGTTTAAAAGCTTTATAAGAAAAGCAATTTTAGTTGCGACCCTATCTCTTATATCTAGCAACGTTTTTGCGCAGGATGCAGCGTACAAGAAAGAATTCAATAGAGCCATGGAACTTACTCATCCCGAAGAAACCATGAAACAAATGATAGCCCCTCAATACCAAAAGTTCGGGGAAATGGGATTGTTAAAGTTGGACGATGTCGATGCGGTCGTTGAAGAATGCATCAAAGTTATAATGCCCAAGTATAAAGAGGTTATGCTCAAGCTTTATGCCGAAAACTACACCCTTAATGAAGTCAAAGAAATGAACGCCTATCTAGCCACTCCCGTTGGACAGAAAGGGATTAAGCTAGCCCCTAAATTTGGAATCGCCGGCATGCAAGCCGTACAGGAACCGGAAATTGCAAAAAAAATTGAAGACATTCTTAAAAAGCACATCCAGATTAAGGAATAAGTTTTTTCGAAATTCCATTTTTGCACTAATGAGCACTAAAATTTTTCTTCGCGGAAAAATTTTACTACATTTCGAGCCATGAATCAAGAAACACCCGATACTACTCTAGGTTTATCTAACGTCAATCACCTAGAACGACTTTACGATGGTTGGTTCCTCGATTACGCCAGCTATGTGATTTTGGACCGTGCGGTCCCGTATTTTGAAGATGGCCTGAAGCCTGTTCAGCGCCGTATTTTGCATTCCATGTTCGAAAACCACGACGGACGCTACCAGAAGGTGGCAACAATCGTCGGTCGAACAATGGCCTACCACCCGCATGGTGACGCCTCCATCGGCGATGCTCTTGTGGGCCTCGGCCAGAAAAATTTGCTCATCGACACCCAGGGTAACTGGGGCAACCCCTACACGGGCGACCGCGCTGCAGCACCCCGTTATATCGAAGGCCGCCTCACGCCGTTCGCTGTCGATGTCGTGTTCAACCCCGAAACGACGGAATGGATCCCGAGTTACGATGGCCGTAGCGAAGAACCGGTCACGCTCCCGGTCAAGTTCCCGCTGCTTTTGGCTCAGGGCGTCGATGGTATCGCCGTCGGTCTCTCGACTTCCATCCTCCCCCACAACTTCCGCGAGCTCTGCGAGGCAAGCATCGCCTGCCTGCGCGGCAAGAAGTTTACGCTTTACCCGGACTTTTTCACGGGCGGCATCATCGACGTGTCGGACTACAACGACGGTCAACGCGGGGGCAAGGTCAAGGTCCGCGCGAAGATTGAAAAGGTCGATAACAAGACGCTCGCCATCCGCGAAATCCCGTACGGCACCACGACCGTGAGCTTGATCGAAAGCATTGTCAAGGCAAACGACAAGGGCAAAATCAAGATCAAGCACGTGGACGACAACACGAGCCAGGGCGTTGAAATTCTCGTGCACTTGCAGCCGGGGACGGACCCGCAAGTCGCCATCGATGCACTCTACGCCTTTACGGACTGCGAAAAGTCGCTCTCTCCGTGCACTTGCGTCATTATCGACAAGCACCCGAAATTTGTCGGTGTTTCTGACATCTTGAAGCTCAACACGGAACACACCGTGAAGCTTTTGGAATGGGAACTCGCCAACGAGCTCAAGCACCTCGAAGACAAGTGGCACATGACCACGCTCGAAAAAATCTTTATCGAGAAAGAAGTCTACGAGGTCATCAAGAAAGCAAAGGACCGTGAACAAATTATCCGCCTCGTTCGCGAAGGCCTCACGCCGTACCTCAAGCGTCTGCATCGTCAGACCGTTACGGACGAGGAAATCGGCAAGCTCATTGAAATTCCGATCCGCCGTATAAGCCATTACGACCGCGAAAAGGCCGACCAGCTTTTGCAGGAACTCGAAGAAAACATTGCAAAGTGCAAGTACAACCAGGAACACATTATCGATTACGCCGTAAACCACTTCAAGAACATCTTGAAGAAGTACGGCGAAGGCAAGGAACGCCGCACGCAGATTGCCGAATTCGGTAAGGTGAACGCCGTACACGTGGCACTTGCAAACCAGAAGCTTTACGTGAACCGCAAGGAAGGTTTCGTGGGCACGGGCATGAAGAAGGAAGAATACCTCTTCGACGTGTCGGAATACGATGACTTGATCGTATTCAAGGCCGACGGCAGCTTCAAGGTCGTGAAGGTCAGCGACAAGGACTTTGTCGGTAAGGATATCATTCTCGTCGAAAAGTTCAACAAGGACGACGAACGCCATATCTATAACGTCATCCACCAGGATGGCAAGGACGGCTACGCTTACATCAAGCGTTTCAACGTCGGCGGCGTGACTCGCGACAAGGATTACTACATGGGAAAGAACAAGCCCGGTAGCAAAATCCTTTACATGTCGAGCAACATGAACGGCGAAGCCGAAGTGGTCGAAGTCATCTTGAAGCCGCGTCCGCGCATCAAGCTGAACTTTGAAGTGGACTTTAGCGAAGTCGAAGTCAAGGGCCGTGGAGCCATTGGCAATATCGTTTCGAAGTACCCGGTCAAGACAGTCAAGAGACTCCGCAAGGGCGTTTCGACACTTGGCGCAAGAGTGCTTTACTTCGATGCTCCGAGCGGTATCGTCTCGACGCAGAAGAAGGGCGATTGCCTCGGTGAATTTGGTGAAAACGACAAGTTGCTCATCATCAAGCAAGATGGTAGCGCTCGTGTCCACACTATGGCAGACCCGATTCTCGTCGGTTCGAACATCAAGTACCTGCACAAGTACGACCCCACACAGGTCTTTACGGTGCTCTACTTCGAAGGCTCGAATTTCAACTACATGGTCAAACGCTTCAACCTTGAAGGCTGCCCCATGACGACGGAATTCAGCGTTGTTTCCGACCACAAGGACACGAAGCTCATCGAGCTCTTTGCAACTGATGACGCACGCGAACTGATGGAATACCAGGTCGGTCGCGAAGTCCAGAAGGAAGAACTCGACTTGACGGAAATTGCGGAAGTCAAGGGCTACAAGGCTCTCGGCAGCAAGTTCACCGCCAAGAAGATCAAGCGCGTGAGCCGCATTTCGCCGGCAGATCCGTTTAGCGACGGAAGCGGTGAAAGCGAAGGTTCTAAC of the Fibrobacter sp. UWB2 genome contains:
- a CDS encoding LTA synthase family protein; translated protein: MAFLLQTIMLVLFYALPDPLGLSMSEMFAGKTIWQIFMAYGAILVMSSIFTFLKSPRALAVFYVIYFFFAIADYEVFRFNHQRLSYSFIRTYFHVSNITDATTVSTLGGDGIGTFLWIGLVFLILAGGIAFCVTYSVRQRRMTMAQVAIAQKPNKRIAVTMLSSGAVLSVIPLILFIAGVRGVTNFPFQIDWRFTLGKWTLTAPVLHIAGLESFEFFRDGYSITDELVRDLDAFLPADFAGARPDAEFPGYRNAPQHEYKATRPYNIVFIFGESYKGRVLNQMLDGDTTIAPNLWKMANVGGLWFKNAYSGSYPTVRGTTSTYLGFPSHPNRDVPAFYASNHFKGFQEYLTNYHRAYMTVSNPVFDHTLPFVEKFYGNNWRVIEDPKIPGTSDSLGMDLAIEMLKTMPTDSAWFLAANTIATHIPFYGYPDSYASKPEDAMVRFKNALRYTDEQMGRFFEALYARPDFDRTVVVILGDHDTPVDSIDYKVPQPLGVAAAQIFMGIFSADTNLFKGLEIREDVASQLDIGPTILDLAQVRAPNHFWGYDLLTEKRSAEQPALFYTQNAYYLGFRDSVLTGGLESDEVYKGKNGNFEHVSDSLSLYWKSRAVGASKLLRSLLRNDNMLPH
- a CDS encoding RND family transporter translates to MNTKKSFAEKFSQWYIPLICRHKYAALAFYFLLALLLAFPILVKPGLKLDADLSHLLPEDTPSVKALEESYERFGSTDRFMIAIQSESVELAAALQDSVQAYIHKNWQGDFVSTQVDNDNQFFKDNALLYLPVKHLEKIRDNLEDLQLEIGRKNGPLVVDLLGDGPTDSASSANGEAAPKKERVWFDANLPMELGLPEEAVSAFDAFFKKETKVDTVSGKKEWNPKAYLPENMKNRLIGSPEPDSTGKILFNAVVNAKLIKPSTDYEFVTKILAKTDELLAYFRSKNYPVPTRFTVEGTYEGLKEVDEVANDSIFSFGISLVLIFLLTAFFFRSVKGPILVTGSVLYACLPTLAFTALFYGKLNPFTVFVASIILGIGIDYSIHILGNAQKLLNKYSSLEEVLEETQRKMLKPFILASFTTIAAFLTLLVAHFRGFYEFGIVASMGVLFSMMTSVLVLPVFVACMGGIPAAPQKSLLPDSWSEQRIFSFFKHAALIGFVLGAVALWFAPHVDFEHNLKNLRRVHTDKVVPAAEQKISTKVTRATNRAVTSTPAAVMGSKPELLDKLYDTLMIRLHDEKDPLLGSFLTLKSFVPPADSQEKRLEVIEEIRDLVEARVFDKAEGDDSANVSTLRKLAQVEKPFAAEDVPAWTLDLLREKDGSYGKIGFIYGDFPSWDAHALHRFQERYGNWNFDGERLRTFSSQFILSDVIESVKADSFNLASVIVLVIFLTLIVSFRKPSMFLAGGVSFGMGALLTLGLLGALTYFFEFGKISIYNVIVIPMTLGIGIDATIHFITSWCSKSNEGMNLRQLFDTTGRNVMASSMTTIAGFVGFLFTTHRGLQGIGHLACMGIFMFLVTSVIFSMYLCGSWLKKKDEKK
- a CDS encoding DUF2059 domain-containing protein, yielding MFKSFIRKAILVATLSLISSNVFAQDAAYKKEFNRAMELTHPEETMKQMIAPQYQKFGEMGLLKLDDVDAVVEECIKVIMPKYKEVMLKLYAENYTLNEVKEMNAYLATPVGQKGIKLAPKFGIAGMQAVQEPEIAKKIEDILKKHIQIKE
- a CDS encoding DNA gyrase/topoisomerase IV subunit A, with product MNQETPDTTLGLSNVNHLERLYDGWFLDYASYVILDRAVPYFEDGLKPVQRRILHSMFENHDGRYQKVATIVGRTMAYHPHGDASIGDALVGLGQKNLLIDTQGNWGNPYTGDRAAAPRYIEGRLTPFAVDVVFNPETTEWIPSYDGRSEEPVTLPVKFPLLLAQGVDGIAVGLSTSILPHNFRELCEASIACLRGKKFTLYPDFFTGGIIDVSDYNDGQRGGKVKVRAKIEKVDNKTLAIREIPYGTTTVSLIESIVKANDKGKIKIKHVDDNTSQGVEILVHLQPGTDPQVAIDALYAFTDCEKSLSPCTCVIIDKHPKFVGVSDILKLNTEHTVKLLEWELANELKHLEDKWHMTTLEKIFIEKEVYEVIKKAKDREQIIRLVREGLTPYLKRLHRQTVTDEEIGKLIEIPIRRISHYDREKADQLLQELEENIAKCKYNQEHIIDYAVNHFKNILKKYGEGKERRTQIAEFGKVNAVHVALANQKLYVNRKEGFVGTGMKKEEYLFDVSEYDDLIVFKADGSFKVVKVSDKDFVGKDIILVEKFNKDDERHIYNVIHQDGKDGYAYIKRFNVGGVTRDKDYYMGKNKPGSKILYMSSNMNGEAEVVEVILKPRPRIKLNFEVDFSEVEVKGRGAIGNIVSKYPVKTVKRLRKGVSTLGARVLYFDAPSGIVSTQKKGDCLGEFGENDKLLIIKQDGSARVHTMADPILVGSNIKYLHKYDPTQVFTVLYFEGSNFNYMVKRFNLEGCPMTTEFSVVSDHKDTKLIELFATDDARELMEYQVGREVQKEELDLTEIAEVKGYKALGSKFTAKKIKRVSRISPADPFSDGSGESEGSNEDPSLF